In the genome of Streptomyces fagopyri, the window GTTCGACGACGCGGTGGAGGCGGTCCGGGACGACGACGAGATCCGCGTCGACCTGCCGTACACCGCGGTGCCGCCCGGCCGCGCCGTCCTCACGCTGGAGAACCTGGAGCTGAGGTACGGCGCGCGGGTGGCGGGCATGTTCGATCTGCGCGGACCCGAGCGGATCGCGCTGATCGGGCGCAACGGCGCGGGCAAGACCACGCTGCTGCGGACGATCGCCGGGGAGCTGGCCGCGGTGTCCGGTGAGGCCAGGACCCATGTGCCGACACGTTTCCTGCCCCAGCGGCTCGACGTCCTCGACGACGGGCTGACGGTGGCCGAGAACGTGGCCCGCTTCGCGCCGGACGCCACCAACAACCGGATCCGGGCGCGGCTGGCCCGCTTCCTCTTCAAGGGGGCACGGGCCGATCAGCGGGCCGCGACCCTCTCCGGCGGCGAACGCTTCCGGGCGGCGCTGGCGGCACTGATGCTGGCCGATCCCGCGCCGCAGCTCCTGATGCTCGACGAGCCGACGAACAACCTCGACATGGCGAGCGTCCGGCAGCTCACCACGGCCCTGGACTCGTACGAGGGCGCGCTGATCGTCGCCGGCCACGACATGCCGTTCCTGGAGTCGATCGGAATCACACGCTGGCTGGTGCTGGAAGGAGGAGAACTGAAAGAAACCACGCCGGAAGCTGTCGGGTATCCCGCATAGCGGGGACCCGCGGGGCTGGCTAACGTCGGTCGGAACGCGGGGCCGCCCGGCGCCGGTCCCGGAGTTCCCGGGGCCGGCCGGCGGCCTCCTGTCGTCGGGCCGGAACCGCGTCGCGTCCGGCGGGGGGTGTTGCGCGCGCGAACGGCGCTGCATGATGTGCGCCGACGCACCCTGCCGATTCGGAGACCGCACGTGCCCAGCCAGAAAGCACTCATCCGCAGACCCAGCCCCCGTCTCGCCGAGGGGCTCGTGACGCACATCGAGCGCGAGAAGGTGGACGTCGACCTGGCGATGGAGCAGTGGGAGGCGTACGCGCGGGCCCTGCGCACGCACGGCTGGGACACCGTCGAGGTGGATCCGGCCGACGACTGCCCCGACTCGGTGTTCGTGGAGGACGCCGTCGTCGTCTTCCGCAACGTCGCGCTGATCTCCCGCCCCGGCGCCGAGTCCCGGCGCGGCGAGACGGCCGGGGTGGAGGAGGCCGTGGCCCGGCTGGGCTGCTCGGTGAACTGGATCTGGGAGCCCGGCACCCTGGACGGCGGCGACGTCCTCAAGGTCGGCGACACGGTCTACGTGGGCCGCGGCGGACGCACCAACGCCGCCGGGGTCCAGCAGCTGCGCGCGGCCCTGGAACCGCTCGGGGCGCGGGTCGTTCCCGTGCCCGTGAGCAAGGTGCTGCACCTGAAGTCGGCGGTCACGGCGCTGCCCGACGGGACGGTGATCGGCCATGAGCCGCTGGTGGACACGCCGTCGCTGTTCCCGCGCTTCCTGCCGGTGCCGGAGGAGTCCGGGGCCCATGTCGTCCTGCTGGGCGGCGAGAAGGTGCTGATGGCGGCGAGCGCGCCGAAGACCGCGGAGCTGCTCGCGGGCCTCGGTCACGAGCCGGTCGTCGTGGACATCGGCGAGTTCGAGAAGCTCGAGGGCTGCGTGACCTGTCTCTCGGTGAGACTCCGGGAGTTGTACACCTGAACGAGTGAACGACCCACCCGTTCGGCTCCGGGACCTGTGCGGCGGGAGCGGGTCGACGGGACTCCGGAGCGAGCCCCGAGGGCCGCTGTACCGCCTGCCGAACCCCGCTGATCAGGCACTCTTTACAGCGAACTTAACCTACGGTTTCGTAACCTACGGAAACGTAGCCTACGATGCCGTAGGTTGCGTCCCCGCTCAGCCGTTCGTCCAGTCATCCGTTTAAACAGCTCGGCCGGTCATCCGTTTCAGCAGCTCGGCCAGTCGTTTCAGCAGCTCGGCCGGGTCACCCGGTGCACCCGGTGACCCGCGCGGCGACGCACCGACTCTCCAAATCGCTCAGTACTTCCACGTCCCCCTGGAGCACCCGTGACGATTACTTCTCCCCACCTCGGCAGCCCGTCCGCGGCCTGGACCGACGCTCGGCTGCTGTACGCGCTGGAGGAAGTGGTCGAAACCGAGCTCAACCGTCACCTCAAGGTGGCCAAGGACTGGATGCCCCACGAGTACGTGCCGTGGAGCGACGCGCGCAACTTCCCCGGCCTGTTCGAGGACGGCGAGGCCTGGGGCAAGGAGCAGTCGAAGGTCACGGAGATCGGCCGGATCGCGCTGGTCGTCAACCTCCTCACCGAGGACAACCTGCCCAGCTACCACCACGAGATCGCCGCGCTCTTCGGCCGTGACGGCGCCTGGGGCACCTGGGTGCACCGCTGGACCGCCGAGGAGGGCCGGCACGGCATCGTCATGCGCGACTACCTGCTCGCCTCGCGCGCCGTCGACCCCGACAAGCTCGAGGCGTTCCGTATGGCGCACATGAACGAGGGCTTCGAGTCGGACAACCGTCACTCGATGCTGCACACGGTCGCGTACGTCGCCTTCCAGGAGCTCGCGACCCGCGTCTCGCACCGCAACACCGGTCACCAGTCGGGCGACCCGGTCTGCGACCGGATGCTGGCGCGCATCGCGACCGACGAGAACCTGCACATGGTCTTCTACCGGAACCTGCTCAAGGCCGCGTTCGAACTGGCCCCCGACCTGACCATGTCGGCCGTCCGCGACGTCGTCGTCAACTTCCGGATGCCCGGACACGGCATGCCCGGCTTCGAGCGCGCCGCCGCCCAGATGGCCATCGGCGAGGTCTACAACATGCGCATCCACCACGACGACGTGATGCAGCCGGTGCTGCGCCACCTCAAGGTCCTGGAGATGGACGGCCTCGGCCCGGAGGGCCTGCAGGCCCAGGAGGAGCTCGGCTTCTTCATGGGCGGCCTGGACGCGGAGGCCTCGAAGTTCGACGAGAAGCTCGCGGCACGCAAGGCGCGGATGGCCGCGCGCGCCGCCGGCTGACACCCCCGCCCGTCGCACCGCCGGGGCCGACGGCCCCGGACCTGCCACCCCGCTCGTACGCCGTCACCTGGTCCAGCGTTGCTCCCCGCCGCGCCGGCCACCGGGTGGCGGCGTCGTGCTCCCGGCCCCTTCGACGGTGACGGATGAGGCTCAACGGGCTCCCGGCGCACTGCCCGGGAGCGCGGTCCCCACGGGGACCCTGTCCGCCCGCGACCGCGCGGCCGACCGATTTTCCGGTGCGCACCCGCACCCGGCTGCGGCATCATGCGGCCATGCGAGACACCACCACGTCGGAACGGGCGACCGCGTTCCTGCTGGGCCTGCTCGGGGACGCGGACGCCGAGCGGATGCGGCGGCGGATCGGTCTGCGGCCTCCGCCACCCGACGGGGAGTCGGGAGAGTCCGAGGAGGCCCTCGACGCCCGGCGCGCGGTGTACTCCTGGTGGACGCGCACGCCCGTGCCGTCCTCCGTTCTGCTGTGGGTTCTGGAGGAGGACGATCCGGAGCTCAACGCCCTGGTGTGGCGGCATCTCTCGGCGGACGACGCGATGCGCCGCGCGATCGTACGCGGGATACCGCACGGTCCCGGCCGCAGAAGGGCCGTACCGCTGGCCGAGTCGGTGCGCCGGGAGCCGGAACCACCGGTGCCCGAGCACTTCAGCCGGTTCGGGCTCGTCGGCGCGCTGCGGGCCTGCCGGTCCATGGACCCGGCGCGGAAGGCCGCTTCCATGGTGGTGGGACGCCCCGGCTGGGAGGCGGTAGCGCTGGCCGACCAGGAGCGGGCGCTGCCCGGTTACGCGCGCTGGGCGCTGGCCGTGCGCCCCGACTGTCCGCCCGCGCTTCGCGAACGCTTCGGCTCGCACGCGAAGTTCACCCACCGGGTCCGGCAGTCGGGTGTCGTCGACGGTCCCGCGCGGTACGCGACCACGTGGAACCCCGCGGACCGGGTACTGCGGGTGCTGTCGCTGGGCCGGACGATGTTCCCGGCCCGCGTCCGGGAGGCCGAGGACGCACTGCGGCCGCTGGTGCGGGAGCATCTGGGCGACCGCGAGGACGCCTGGGCCGTACTCGCCCAGCTGGTCGGCACGTACTACGGCACGGTTCCCGAACTGCTCGCGACCGCCGGGGCCGTCGCCTGAACCGCGCGACGGCGCGAGGGGGGCGAGGCGGCTGGATTCGAACCAGCGTGCTCTGGTTTGGGAGACCAATCGCGCCTGCCTCTGCGCTACGGCCCCGCCCTTGGCATCGAGCGTAATGCCTTCGCCCGATGTCGGTGGGGCCTGGTACCAAGGAGGTGACGGGGAAGCACGGACACGGGGGCGGGACATGGCGTACAGGGAGCGGGGGCGGCGGCCCGTCGTCGATCTGGCGGACCGCAGGGCGCTCGGCCGGTACCGGCCGGCCGGCCCGGAAGTGGTCGAGCGGGCACGACGGCTCAAGGAGGCCGCGCTGCTCGACTTCGGCCTGACCGAGTCGGCGGTGGCGTCCTGGCTGTACGCGAAGTGCCACCACCAACTCGCCACGACCGCGGTGGACACGGCGGCCGTGGTGGCTTCGGGCGACGGCACCTGCCTGCTGCTCTACAACCCGGACTTCTTCGTACGACTCGGCCTGGACGGCGTGAAGTTCGTGCTGTTCCACGAGGCGCGGCATCTGGTGCAACGACACCTGTTCGCCGACCCGGAGCTGCGCGCCGACCCGGTCTTCGAGATGGCCACCGAGGTGTCGATCAACCACGTGGCGCTGGCGCGGCTGCGCCGGGAATCCCTGCCCCTGCTGGACGGGCGCCCCACGGGCGTCGACCCGCGCCTGATCCACACGGCGTACCGGCAGGACCTGCTCGCCCAGGGGCTGGAGCCGGTCGGCTACGACGAGTTCACCGAGACGGACATGACGGTGTACGGCGAGCTGAAGCGGATGCGCCACCCTCCGGTAGCCGCCCCGCGGATGTGCGTCCGTCTGACGACCGAGGTGCCCGCCGATCAGGGGACCGTCGACGAGGTCTCCTCCTCGGCGCTGCTCAACGCCCTGCTCGCGGCCCGCCGCGGCCACGCGGGCGCCGAGCGGGAGCTGCTCGACCTGATGGGCCGTACGGAGGACGCCTCGGCACGGACCGCGCGGATCTGGGGGCGGCTCGGTGCCGGAGCGCTGCGCGGCGAGACCGTCCGGACGCGGACGGTCGACTGGTGGCAGCGCTGGCTGGTCGACGTGCTGGGTTCGAAACTCCGCGACGGCGAGCGGCTGGTGTACCCCAAGAAGCGCGGCGCGCTGCTCGCGGCGCTCGGCCAGGAGCCGATGCTCTCGCGGCGCGGTCCGGTACGGGACAAGGTGCTCGTCATCGCCTACGACACCTCCGGCTCCATGCCGGACCGGGTGATCGACTGGCTCACCGGCCTGGTGGGGCAAATCGACGGGGTCGAGGCGCACTGGCTGTCCTTCGACGCCGAGGTGATGCCCTTCGAGCCGGGTGGCCGCGTCCTCGGCGGGGGCGGCACGGACTTCCAGGCCGTCGCCGACTACGTCGAGGGGCGCACCGAGGTGAACGGCCGCCGCTGCGAGGTGCGTCCGGACGCCGTGGTGGTGCTCACCGACGGCTGCGCCCCGCCGATCACCCCCGCCGAGCCCGACCGGTGGATCTGGCTGATCACCGAGGGCGGCAGCGACTGGCCCGAGACCCACAGCCCGGCCATGGACTGCCACCGTGTGACCACCGGCTCGCACCGACGCGCCTCAGTACAGGAGCAGCACCGATGACCACCGCAACGGACCCCGGCCGCACCGGTCGCGGCACACCCGTACCCTCCCGTCTGGAGGCGTTCATCGACGCCCTGATCGCCATGGGGCAGACGGGCCAGATCTTCGGCGAGCACGGTATCGGCAAGACGGCCACGTTCTTCTCGCACGTGGCGCGCGCCCACCCCGACACCACCCTGGTGTACGTGCCCGCGGCCAACCTCACCCCGGACGACCTGCTGGTCAACGCGCCGGTACGGGACGCCCTGAGCGGTGAACTAGTGCTGCGCCAGCTCGTGATGAGCCAGCTCAAGCCGGGCACCCCCTTCGTCCTGCTCATCGACGACTCACTGCAGGCCGGTGACACGGTCCAGTCCCAGCTGATGCAGATCGCCTGCGACTGGACGCTCGGCGAGCACGATCTCCGCGCCCTCGGCTGTGTCGGCGTCTTCCTCACCGACAACGAGTCGCTGGCCGAGACCTCGGCGCGGCGCGGTGACCTCGCGCTCCTCGACCGCATGGTCACCCTGCGCGTCACGGCGAAGGACACCTCGTGGCGCCGCCATCTGTCCGCCGTGTACCGGGAATGGGACCTGACACCGGTCTTCTCGCTGTGGGCCTCCCTGTCCCCCGCGCTGCGCGAGCTGCTCTCACCGCGCACCCTCGACCACATCCTGGCCAACGCCCGGGAGGGCTTCCCGCTGCGGTGGGCCCTGCCCCTGGTGGGCGGAGAGCGGCTGCGTCTCGTCGAGCCCCGCCCCGACGGCCGGCCCGGGCAGAACCGCACCACGGAGATCCTGAACCGGATCGCGGACGAGCTCGGTGTGCCCAATCCCGCGACGATCCCGGACCCGGTCCGCCAGGTCGTCAGGGCGGCCCTGCGCAATCGCTGGACCGTCCTGCTGCAGGGGCCGCCCGGCTGCGGAAAGACCGAGCTCGTACGGCAGACGGTCCGCGAGGGGCTCGGCAGGGAGCCGCTGTACTTCTCGCTGCCGGTGACCAACGTCGAGGACCTGTGCGCCCCGATCCCGTCGGCGGACGGCACCCTGGACAACCTGCTCGCGGCGAACTTCACGGGTCCCGAGCCGAAGGCGATCATCTGGGACGAGTACAACCGGCCCAAGGACAAGGCCGCGTTCGCCAAGCTGATGGAGATCACCCAGGAGTGGTCGCTGGCGGGGCGCCGGATCGAGAACCTGCGCGCGCAGATCGCCGTCCAGAATCCGCCGTACCACCTGGGCCGCAAGCTCCTGGTCGCCCGGAACAACATCGCGCAGGCCAGCCGGTTCACGGCCTCGCTGACGGTCGAGCCGCAGGACATCCCGGCGAACGAGTGGCTGCTCGCGCGGTACGGATCGGACGCCGAGACCGTCCTGGAGTGGTGGAAGAACGACATCGACGACGAGGGTCGTGCCTGGATCACCAAGCGCACGCTGGAGCGGCTCATCAAGCTGCACCGGCACGGGCTCGAACTGGAGATGGCGACGGTCTACCTCGGCGACGGCGAGTACGCTCCCGTCTCACTGACGGCGCTCGTCGACCGGCTGCGCGGACGCCCGGTGACGGGTCTGCGCGAGCTCGCCCGCGAGGCCGACGCCTGGGAGGCCCGGCTGCGGAACGCGGCCCATCACTCCGACGAGGGCACCGACGACAGTGACGTCGTCCACCAGATCCTCGCCAACGCGGAGCTGTCCCAGCTGAAGAAGCACCGGGCAGTGGTGGCACGGCTGGTCCCCCTGCTGCCGCCGAAGCTGCGGGCGACGTATCTGGTGGGGGCGTCGGCACAGCAACAGCGTTTCTGGACGGAGATGTTCACGGCCATGCGACGCTGACACCCGGGCGTCCCGGCCACGCCAGGTGCTTGCCGCGCGGCGCCCCACCCCGCGCCCCCGCGGCGGTCCCGCCCCGCTGACACCCCGGCGCCTCCGCGACACCCGATGCCTGCCGCGCGACGCCCCACCCGCCGCCCGGACCTCGCCGAGGCGTCCCATGCCCGCGGCGTGTCCCAGTGCCCGCCACCGGGTCTGGGCCTCCCCGCGCGTTCCGGTGGCCGCCGCATGGCCCGGTGCCCGCCGCGCGGCCCGGTGCCCGACCACGGGGTCTTGACCCGACCACGTGTTCCGGTGGCCGGCGCCTAGTCCGGTGGCCGACACCGGGCAAACGTCAGCGGTGCCCCCAGCCTCCGGGTTCTGGCCGTACGGTGCCGGCCTCCCGGTGCCGGCCTCCGGCTTCCCGCCGCCGGCAGGCACTGGTCCCGCTCGTCCGCACCGCCGGGCGCCGGCAGTACTCCTCGCCCCGCCAGGCCTTGGCCCCGCTCCTCCGCCCCGCCGGGTCTAACTTCCCGCCGCCGTCTCGGGAGGCGCCGTGCGGTGGACGCTGCGTACCGCGGCGACGTCCGCCGGCACCGCCGGGGCGGGGACGTGCGCGCTCAGCGCCGCCAGCCGCCGCTTCACGCTGGTGGCGATGCCGCCGCCCAGCACGAAGCGGGTCGCGGTGGTGGCGCGCGGCGCGGTGTCGAGGAGGCGGTGGGCCTCACGGCTGCGCATCCCGGTGTGGGTGAGGACGAGGTGCGCGAGACGGTGTTCGGCGCCCGCCAGCACGTCCGCGACGGCACCGGCCGCGGCGAGGTCGACATGGTTGTCGGCCGCGCCGAGCACCGCGGCCGCGCGAACCCGGCCCAGATCGAGCAGGGTCACCCCGGCCGTGGTCGCCGCCACCACCAGCCGGGCGGCGGCCCCGGCCCCGATGCCGTTGCTCGCGACGGACAGGCGCGTGAGCCGTCCGTACGGCGCCCGCTCCAGCGCCGCGGCCAGCCGCAGCGCACCCGAGTCCCCCAACCGCGCGGCCGATACGTAGAGTTCGTCGACCGCACCGGCGACGATCAGTTCGGCCAGCGGTTCGGCGCCCGCCGCACCCAGCGGATTGCCGCCCACGAACAGCCGCTCGACGCGGCGGCCGTTGTCCGCCGCGGTGAGGAGCGCGTCGGCGACAACGACCGCGCCCACCGCGTCGAGCCCGGTCTGCACGAGGTCCAGGGTGCGCAGCGACCGCGCGGCCTCGACGAGTTCGGCGGCCGCGCGCCCTCCCCCGCTGCCGAGCGGATTGCGCTTGAGCCATACGCCGGTGACGACCCGTGGAGAGGCGCGCAGTTGATCGGCGATCCGGCAGGCCCCGCCGGCGGTGATCCCGTTGCAGCCGAGATACAGCGTCTCGACGTCCGCGCCGCCGCCCGCCGCCGCGACGGCACCCTCGTCGCCGAGCCCGTCGGTGCCGAGCAGCAGATGCCGTACGGGGGAGGCGCCCTCGGAGAGCGCCTTCGCGATCAACGCCGCGCCTCGCGCGCCGATCCCCTGTTTGCACAGGTCGAGGCGCCCGTCGGGCAGCGCCGTACCCGCCGTGAAGTCCAGCCGTTCCCCCGCCGGACGGCCCCCGCGCAACCAGGAGAGCAGCGGCTCGAGTTCGGCCGTGGGACGCGGCACGACGGACGGCACGCCCGCGAACTCCGGCACGCTCCCCGGCTCCGGACGCCGCTTCGGGTGCGCCGTCGCGTGGGGCTCCGCTGCCGCCCTTTCCGCCCCGGTACCGCTCACCACTCCGCCTCCTGGTAGTCCTTGAGGAACACCCCGGACACCGGCGCGCCCGCCTCGCCCCGCACGATGGGGTCGTACACCCGGGCCGCCCCGTCCACCACGTCCAGCGGGGTGCGGAACCCCGCGCCCGCCATCCGTTCCTTCTTCGGAGCGGGGTTCTCGTCGGTGATCCAGCCGGTGTCGACCGCGCACATGTGCACGCCCCTGTCCGCCAGTTCGGCCGCACTGGTCCGGGTGAGCATGTTCAGGGCGGCCTTGGCCATGTTGGTGTGCGGGTGGCCCGCCATCTTGTTGCGTACCGCGAAGCGACCCTCCACGGCCGTCACGTTCACGACGTAACGACGAGGATGGGGTGAGGCCAGCAGCAGGGGCAGCAGGCGGTCGCAGAGCAGCGCCGGGGCCAGCGCGTTGACCAACTGGGTCTCCAGCACCTCGGCCGGGTCGAGGCCGCCCAGCCGCGCCGACCAGGAGTTCTCCGGAGACGGGTCGGGCAGCAGTCCGGCCTCGTCGGCCTCCCGCAGCGCGGCGGGCAGTGCCGCACGGCCGCTGCCCAACGCCCGCATCGGGGTGAAACCCGGTGCCTGCCGGGCGCCTTCGGGCAGTCCGGCGCGCTCCCCCGCGGCCAGCAGGGCGTACGACTCGACGGGCCGTCGCACGGTCTGCGCGGCGTTGTTCACCAGGATGTCGAGCGGCTCGCCCTCCTGTCGCAACTGCTCGCACAGTCCCAGCACTTGACGCGGATCACGCAGGTCCACCGCCAGCACCGTCAGCCGGTCCAGCCATGTCCCGCTGCCCGGCTCTGCGCGGAAGCGGCGCACGGTGTCGTGCGGGAAGCGGCTGGTGACCAGGAGTTCGGCGCCGTCGCGCAGCATCATCAGGGCCAGCTGGAAACCGATCTTGACCCGGCCTCCGGTGAGCAGCACGTGCCGCCCGCCCAGGTCCGTGGCGAGCGCGCGCCGGGCGGTGTTGTCGGCGGCGCAGTCCGGACAGAGCCGGTGGTAGAAGACGTCGACCTGCCGGTAGGGCGTCTTGCAGACGTAGCAGGTACGGGACTTCACGAAGACGCCACCCGTCGTGGCGCCGTCTCCGGGGTGCGCGAGCGGCGCGTCCTCCCGCCGGTCGAGCGCGCCCGTCGCGGTCGCGGCCATCACCGCCGCGTCGGCGGTGGACACCTCGGCGCCGCGCGCCTTGCGTCTGCGCAGCCGCCCGTCGCGCGCGAAGGACGCGGCGACCTGTTCCGCCCGCAGCCGTACCGGGTCGTCGACGGGCAGGTCCCGCAGCCTGCCGACCGTACGGTGGAATGCCGCCAGCTCGTCCGGTGTGACGCCGCCCTCGCCCATGTGTTCCCGCCCCGCGTGCACGCTGTCGTGGCCCCGGCCGGATTCGAACCGGCGTATCCGCCTTGATAGGGCGGCGAGTCTGCCTCTGCTCTACAGGGCCCCGTTCCCCCGGCCGGACGGTCCGGACGCAGCCCGGGCGGCCGGATTCGAACCGGCGTATCCGTTTTGCCAAAACGGCGAGTCTGCCTCTGCTCGACACCCGGGCGCGCCAGCGGATCCTAACCGCACTCCGGCCGCGCCGGCACATCGTTTGTCGGGCCGCCGCGCCAAATCGAAGCGCGCCGATCGGGGGCACCGGCCACGGGGAGGCCGTGGGTGCCGGTGCCGGTTCGCCGGATCGCGGGTGGGGAGAGTGGTGTCGGTGTGATGCGGAGCCGTCCGTGTGGGAGGGCGCCCGGTCAGTGGCGGTCCGCGCGCCGGAGGCTGAGCCGCTCCTTCTCGGAGAGACCACCCCAGACGCCGAACCGCTCGTCGTTGTTCAGCGCGTATTCGAGGCAGGCCGGGCGCATCGCGCACATGCCGCAGATGCGCTTCGCCTCACGCACCGAGCTGCCCGGCTCGGGAAAGAAGAACTCTGCCCCGGTCTGCGCGCACAGCGCCTGCTCCTGCCAGTCGGAGTCGGCCGGGATGATGGTGTCGGTGTGCATGCCGTAGAGCGTGCCCCGCGTCGAAAAACGTTCGATCAACGCCGGATCAACGCCACGTTCCGATCGCTCCGGCGGCCCTGATGATGCTCCCGCCGACCGCACGGGAGCACGGCGGCGCGCGGGCGCCGCGCAAACAAAACAAACATTCCCGGTCACCCCTGGTGACCGGTGCGGTCGTTCGTGGCACGGCCCGCGCCGGGACCCGCGTCCCCACAGCGATTGTCAGTGGGCGGTGCAAGACTCGGCGGAGCAGACAACGGGACCCCTCAAAGGAGGGCATTCATGCTCACCACCCGCTTTGTTTCCGGCGCTCCGAACTGGCTCGATATCGGCACACCCGACATCGAGGGCGCCACCTCCTTCTACGGAGGCCTCTTCGACTGGCAGTTCCAGTCGGCGGGGCCCGACGCCGGCGGCTACGGCTTCTTCCAGCTCGCGGGGAAGACCGTCGCGGGCGGCATGCAGAGCACCGCCGAACAGGGCCCGCCCTCCTGGACGGTGTACTTCCAGACCCCCGACGCGGAGGCCACCACCAAGGCCGCCGAGCAGGCCGGGGGCACCGCGGTCTTCCCGCCCATGGATGTCATGGGCGAGGGCCACATGGCGATTCTCACCGACCGGGCGGGCGTGCCCTTCGGCCTCTGGCAGCCGGCCAGGACCAAGGGCGTCGACGTGGCGGGCGACCCCGGTTCGCTGTGCTGGGTCGAGCTCTACACCCCGGACATCGCCTCGGCCGCCGCGTTCTACAACTCCGTGTTCGGCTGGGAGACCTCGGCCGCGCCGTTCCCCGGCGGCACGTACACCTGTGTCAACCCGGCCGGGGCCGAGGAGACGGACATGTTCGGCGGCGTCGTCCCGCTGGCCGACGACCCGACCGAGGCCGCGTCCGGTGCGTACTGGCTGCCGTACTTCGCGGTGACCGACACGGACGCGACGGTCGCCAGGGCACAGGAGCTGGGCGGCACGGTCCGTATGCCCGCCACGGATCTGGAGGGCGTCGGCCGTATGGCCAAGCTCGCCGACCCGTACGGTGCGCGCTTCGCGGTGATCAAGAGCGCCCCGCGGCCGAGCTGATCCCGGCCGCGGCGATGCCGGGCACACCCGGGCCGGCCGACCCCGCCCAGGGGCCGGCCGACCCGTCGGGGCCCCCTGCGCACCCGTCCGCGGCGGCCGTGCCGGCGCGGTCGTCCAGTCCCCGGCCGGGCGGACCGGCGGCGGTCCTCCTGACCCTGGCCGGCCGGTCCGGCGGTGGCCGGCCCGTCGCTCCGGTCACCGCCGGACCGGCCGGCGGTCGCTCCCGTCGTCGCGCGGCCCCGCCGCATGGTGCCGACTCCGACTCCGGCGGCGCGCCGCGCCGCCCCGTCCGGCTACGCGGAAGCCCGCCGTACCAACGTCGTCGGCAGGACCACATCGGAGGGGCCGCGCACCGCGCGCTCCTTCGCCGTCCGCCGGTCGAGATCGCGCAGGAGCAGACGGGCCATCAACCGCCCCATCTCCTCTATGTCCTGACGGACCGTGGTGAGCGGCGGATCCGTCTGTTCCGCCACCGGCAGCATGTCGTCGAACCCGATCACCGCGACGTCGTCCGGCACCCGCCGCCCCCGCTCGCGCAGCACCCGCAGGGCTCCCGCGGCGGACAGGTCGTTCGCGGCGAACACCGCGTCGACGTCGGGGCAGCGGTCCAGCAGTTCGCGCATCGCGCGCTCGCCGCCCGCCGGGGTGAAGTCACCCTCGACCACGAGCCGCGGATCGGCGTCGGCCATGACGTCCCGGAACCCGTCGAGCCGGTCGACCGCGGAGGTCTGGTCGAGGGCGCCGGTGATGTGCGCGACGCGCGTGCGCCCCAGCGCGACCAGGTGGCGTACGGCCGCGCGGGCACCGCCCCGGTTGTCACTGTCGACGTACACCGGGGCCGCGGTGTCGCGG includes:
- the ddaH gene encoding dimethylargininase, which gives rise to MPSQKALIRRPSPRLAEGLVTHIEREKVDVDLAMEQWEAYARALRTHGWDTVEVDPADDCPDSVFVEDAVVVFRNVALISRPGAESRRGETAGVEEAVARLGCSVNWIWEPGTLDGGDVLKVGDTVYVGRGGRTNAAGVQQLRAALEPLGARVVPVPVSKVLHLKSAVTALPDGTVIGHEPLVDTPSLFPRFLPVPEESGAHVVLLGGEKVLMAASAPKTAELLAGLGHEPVVVDIGEFEKLEGCVTCLSVRLRELYT
- a CDS encoding acyl-ACP desaturase; translation: MTITSPHLGSPSAAWTDARLLYALEEVVETELNRHLKVAKDWMPHEYVPWSDARNFPGLFEDGEAWGKEQSKVTEIGRIALVVNLLTEDNLPSYHHEIAALFGRDGAWGTWVHRWTAEEGRHGIVMRDYLLASRAVDPDKLEAFRMAHMNEGFESDNRHSMLHTVAYVAFQELATRVSHRNTGHQSGDPVCDRMLARIATDENLHMVFYRNLLKAAFELAPDLTMSAVRDVVVNFRMPGHGMPGFERAAAQMAIGEVYNMRIHHDDVMQPVLRHLKVLEMDGLGPEGLQAQEELGFFMGGLDAEASKFDEKLAARKARMAARAAG
- a CDS encoding DUF2201 family putative metallopeptidase, with protein sequence MAYRERGRRPVVDLADRRALGRYRPAGPEVVERARRLKEAALLDFGLTESAVASWLYAKCHHQLATTAVDTAAVVASGDGTCLLLYNPDFFVRLGLDGVKFVLFHEARHLVQRHLFADPELRADPVFEMATEVSINHVALARLRRESLPLLDGRPTGVDPRLIHTAYRQDLLAQGLEPVGYDEFTETDMTVYGELKRMRHPPVAAPRMCVRLTTEVPADQGTVDEVSSSALLNALLAARRGHAGAERELLDLMGRTEDASARTARIWGRLGAGALRGETVRTRTVDWWQRWLVDVLGSKLRDGERLVYPKKRGALLAALGQEPMLSRRGPVRDKVLVIAYDTSGSMPDRVIDWLTGLVGQIDGVEAHWLSFDAEVMPFEPGGRVLGGGGTDFQAVADYVEGRTEVNGRRCEVRPDAVVVLTDGCAPPITPAEPDRWIWLITEGGSDWPETHSPAMDCHRVTTGSHRRASVQEQHR
- a CDS encoding MoxR family ATPase; translation: MTTATDPGRTGRGTPVPSRLEAFIDALIAMGQTGQIFGEHGIGKTATFFSHVARAHPDTTLVYVPAANLTPDDLLVNAPVRDALSGELVLRQLVMSQLKPGTPFVLLIDDSLQAGDTVQSQLMQIACDWTLGEHDLRALGCVGVFLTDNESLAETSARRGDLALLDRMVTLRVTAKDTSWRRHLSAVYREWDLTPVFSLWASLSPALRELLSPRTLDHILANAREGFPLRWALPLVGGERLRLVEPRPDGRPGQNRTTEILNRIADELGVPNPATIPDPVRQVVRAALRNRWTVLLQGPPGCGKTELVRQTVREGLGREPLYFSLPVTNVEDLCAPIPSADGTLDNLLAANFTGPEPKAIIWDEYNRPKDKAAFAKLMEITQEWSLAGRRIENLRAQIAVQNPPYHLGRKLLVARNNIAQASRFTASLTVEPQDIPANEWLLARYGSDAETVLEWWKNDIDDEGRAWITKRTLERLIKLHRHGLELEMATVYLGDGEYAPVSLTALVDRLRGRPVTGLRELAREADAWEARLRNAAHHSDEGTDDSDVVHQILANAELSQLKKHRAVVARLVPLLPPKLRATYLVGASAQQQRFWTEMFTAMRR
- a CDS encoding leucine-rich repeat domain-containing protein, whose product is MPEFAGVPSVVPRPTAELEPLLSWLRGGRPAGERLDFTAGTALPDGRLDLCKQGIGARGAALIAKALSEGASPVRHLLLGTDGLGDEGAVAAAGGGADVETLYLGCNGITAGGACRIADQLRASPRVVTGVWLKRNPLGSGGGRAAAELVEAARSLRTLDLVQTGLDAVGAVVVADALLTAADNGRRVERLFVGGNPLGAAGAEPLAELIVAGAVDELYVSAARLGDSGALRLAAALERAPYGRLTRLSVASNGIGAGAAARLVVAATTAGVTLLDLGRVRAAAVLGAADNHVDLAAAGAVADVLAGAEHRLAHLVLTHTGMRSREAHRLLDTAPRATTATRFVLGGGIATSVKRRLAALSAHVPAPAVPADVAAVRSVHRTAPPETAAGS
- a CDS encoding SDR family NAD(P)-dependent oxidoreductase → MGEGGVTPDELAAFHRTVGRLRDLPVDDPVRLRAEQVAASFARDGRLRRRKARGAEVSTADAAVMAATATGALDRREDAPLAHPGDGATTGGVFVKSRTCYVCKTPYRQVDVFYHRLCPDCAADNTARRALATDLGGRHVLLTGGRVKIGFQLALMMLRDGAELLVTSRFPHDTVRRFRAEPGSGTWLDRLTVLAVDLRDPRQVLGLCEQLRQEGEPLDILVNNAAQTVRRPVESYALLAAGERAGLPEGARQAPGFTPMRALGSGRAALPAALREADEAGLLPDPSPENSWSARLGGLDPAEVLETQLVNALAPALLCDRLLPLLLASPHPRRYVVNVTAVEGRFAVRNKMAGHPHTNMAKAALNMLTRTSAAELADRGVHMCAVDTGWITDENPAPKKERMAGAGFRTPLDVVDGAARVYDPIVRGEAGAPVSGVFLKDYQEAEW